The following are encoded in a window of Cydia amplana chromosome 20, ilCydAmpl1.1, whole genome shotgun sequence genomic DNA:
- the LOC134657438 gene encoding uncharacterized protein LOC134657438: MAVSAQRDLVSSMKTETFLNVSIISKLYPLPSDLKQLFNKDALEKLTQNVFNPLSYYLVSIVDPGKASSLSWPLYDTKTERAYRNELSSFIADYSSKGLLSPVMSSYLVNPACYKVTLFMFQLSQLAVQCTLKSMMKKDQQSKLYAEITEKYKSQNQEGFVQAIEKENEVVLQKLSNYLEKRKNYERIAELFRNGISSMEDKLTKLKPKEKVASLVDSFVKDNSINEETKASILEIKNFSKPAQYFSKWLEGIDSELDSLEMEWNIKMSPIVNSASKTMELSKELIERQTGEADKSSFVLEYNPNTDEISTKVLQEKVNSQQKYILKNIVKNDRLSFPNLIRGYIVAVSYILKNGQIGDEIVRFNKYLEQSNMSYLEMVEAMRALTERLRYADARLEPSPLSFDQSISIKDINEIPPLPDLSDLSMKRDNNTYLDMFTPLGATKHHFNLKRTNTSFVKPQNRSLMYQAPRDDFLKNFISGAYERQNSATSVHNLSIISQVQARSNETIAECSAGFTKQQIQRLLSTHKKSSSTKKHKFKLDRPSMIIKKGGLFNASNTSKAGFNISNTSSENGLFRCHSSPNLFENKENKYTKRNRKLSIMQEGSPSLLEVSGITTLEEKDTPKKLPITDSLNFLIPTLVITPAKAKIIDNLNDNINNIENNSIESGIASMCSKKSIDNDNVTPKSKIPVPIKQTSSIEKIINRFKKVRANVIAQEVKDDEIKTIYEEKDFNAVNVDVFTANKVLLPDLLSPSCSVLSMKGSDFLEEVCDDMEKTEGRKARESLGTALGVDNTFLDQFDLID; encoded by the exons ATGGCTGTATCCGCGCAGCGGGACCTTGTGAGCTCGATGAAAACAGAAACATTCTTGAATGTTTCCATTATCAGCAAGTTGTATCCTCTGCCTTCTGATTTGAAGCAATTATTCAATAAAGATGCTTTGGAGAAGCTCACACAGAATGTGTTTAATCCTCTTTCGTATTATTTAGTTTCTATTGTGGATCCAGGAAAGGCGTCCTCATTATCATGGCCTTTGTATGATACCAAGACTGAAAGAGCTTACAGAAATGAGCTTTCAAGCTTTATAGCAGATTACAGTAGTAAAGGCTTGCTTTCTCCGGTAATGTCATCGTATTTAGTGAATCCAGCGTGTTACAAAGTGACTCTGTTTATGTTTCAACTATCCCAATTGGCTGTACAGTGTACACTTAAGTCCATGATGAAAAAAGACCAACAAAGTAAGCTTTACGCTGAGATTACGGAAAAATACAAATCTCAAAATCAGGAAGGTTTTGTGCAAGCTATTGAGAAAGAAAATGAAGTTGTTTTGCAGAAGTTATCAAATTATTTGGAAAAAAGGAAGAATTATGAGAGAATAGCAGAGTTATTTCGAAATGGGATCAGTTCCATGGAGGATAAATTGACTAAATTAAAACCTAAGGAAAAAGTAGCAAGTTTAGTGGATAGTTTTGTAAAAGATAATTCGATAAATGAAGAAACAAAAGCAAGTATATTAGAGATAAAGAACTTTAGCAAGCCTGCTCAATACTTCAGCAAATGGCTCGAAGGTATTGACTCAGAACTGGATAGCTTAGAAATGGAATGGAACATAAAAATGTCACCAATCGTAAACTCAGCATCAAAAACGATGGAATTAAGTAAAGAGTTAATAGAACGGCAAACTGGAGAGGCAGATAAAAGTTCTTTCGTACTTGAATACAATCCGAATACTGATGAAATTAGTACAAAAGTGTTACAAGAAAAAGTGAACAGTCAGCAGAAatatatacttaaaaatatagtGAAGAACGACCGGCTAAGTTTCCCGAACCTAATTCGAGGGTACATAGTGGCAGTGAGTTACATTTTAAAGAACGGACAGATTGGGGATGAGATAGTTAGGTTTAATAAGTACTTGGAGCAGAGTAATATGAGTTATTTGGAGATGGTTGAGGCAATGAGAGCTTTGACGGAAAGATTGAGATATGCTGATGCTCGTTTGGAG CCATCACCACTATCATTCGATCAGTCTATATCAATAAAAGACATCAACGAAATACCACCACTACCTGATCTCTCGGATCTTTCAATGAAAAGGGACAACAACACATACCTCGACATGTTCACTCCTCTAGGAGCAACCAAACATCACTTCAACTTAAAAAGAACTAACACATCCTTCGTTAAACCGCAGAACAGATCCCTAATGTACCAAGCACCGAGAGATGATTTCCTGAAGAACTTCATATCGGGTGCTTATGAGCGTCAGAATTCAGCTACGAGTGTGCATAATTTGTCAATAATCTCACAAGTACAAGCGAGAAGCAATGAGACTATCGCGGAATGTTCCGCAGGCTTTACGAAACAACAGATACAACGATTACTGTCAACTCACAAGAAATCTAGCAGcacaaaaaaacacaaattcAAACTGGATCGACCGAGCATGATCATCAAAAAAGGCGGCCTATTCAACGCGTCAAATACTTCAAAAGCTGGTTTTAATATCTCAAACACTTCGAGTGAAAATGGACTATTCCGGTGCCATTCCTCGCCAAATCTGTTTgagaataaagaaaataaatacacTAAGAGGAATAGAAAACTGTCGATCATGCAGGAAGGCAGTCCTTCTCTTTTAGAAGTCTCTGGTATCACGACTTTGGAAGAAAAAGATACCCCAAAGAAATTACCAATTACAGATTCTCTGAATTTCCTTATACCAACTTTAGTCATAACGCCAGCAAAAGCTAAAATCATAGACAATTTGAACGACAATATAAACAACATTGAAAATAATAGCATAGAGTCTGGTATAGCGTCTATGTGCTCAAAGAAATCCATAGATAATGACAATGTTACTCCAAAAAGCAAAATTCCAGTGCCTATAAAACAAACAAGCTCTATAGAGAAGATTATTAATAGATTTAAAAAGGTACGCGCAAATGTTATCGCACAAGAAGTTAAAGATGATGAAATAAAGACTATATATGAAGAAAAAGATTTTAATGCAGTAAACGTAGATGTGTTCACAGCAAATAAGGTCTTATTACCAGACCTATTAAGTCCAAGTTGCAGTGTGTTGTCGATGAAAGGAAGTGACTTTTTGGAGGAGGTTTGTGATGACATGGAAAAGACTGAAGGCAGGAAGGCTAGAGAGAGTTTAGGGACGGCATTAGGTGTCGATAACACGTTTTTAGATCAATTCGATCTAATAGACTGA
- the LOC134657406 gene encoding retinol dehydrogenase 14-like: MDGKTVIVTGCTSGIGRETAKELAKRGATVIMACRNIEAAEKVKEKIIDATKNSKVEVKKLDLSSFSSIRAFAEDINKNVQKLDVLIHNAGYAETFKRNKSQDDIELTMATNHYGPFLLTHLLIDLLKKSAPSRIIVVASSLYRLATFNLENPNPTSTLPGYLYYASKEANILFTKELARRLEGTGVTANCLHPGMIDSGIWRSVPVPLSWGLWAINKCFFKTPFQGCQTSVMLAVDEQLEKVTGKYYSDCAESALSESVSDPQRARKLWEVSEKMVKLEENEPRIEAGVQQ, from the exons ATGGACGGCAAGACAGTGATCGTGACCGGCTGCACCAGCGGTATAGGCCGGGAGACGGCCAAGGAGTTGGCCAAGCGGGGCGCTACCGTCATCATGGCTTGTAGGAATATTGAGGCGGCTGAGAAGGTTAAAG AGAAAATCATCGACGCCACAAAGAACTCCAAAGTCGAAGTGAAGAAACTGGACCTGAGTTCATTTTCTTCCATCCGCGCTTTCGCCGAAGACATCAACAAAAACGTCCAAAAACTGGACGTGCTCATCCACAACGCTGGATACGCTGAAACCTTCAAGAGAAACAAGTCTCAGGATGACATTGAACTAACAATGGCTACCAATCATTACGGTCCTTTCTTGCTAACACATCTTCTCATTGATTTATTGAAGAAAAGCGCGCCATCACGGATTATCGTCGTCGCTTCTTCCCTGTACCGTCTAGCCACGTTTAATCTTGAAAACCCGAACCCAACATCAACTTTACCAGGCTATTTGTACTACGCGTCGAAGGAAGCAAATATCCTCTTCACCAAAGAGCTGGCAAGACGTTTAGAAGGTACCGGAGTTACAGCCAACTGTCTTCATCCAGGCATGATTGACAGTGGAATTTGGAGGTCTGTCCCCGTGCCTTTAAGCTGGGGTCTCTGGGCTATCAATAAGTGCTTCTTCAAGACGCCGTTCCAGGGATGTCAGACGTCAGTTATGCTGGCTGTAGATGAACAGCTTGAGAAGGTTACTGGGAAGTATTATTCGGATTGTGCTGAGAGCGCGTTGTCGGAGTCGGTTTCTGATCCGCAAAGGGCGAGGAAGCTTTGGGAAGTGTCGGAGAAGATGGTGAAGCTTGAGGAGAATGAGCCGAGGATTGAAGCAGGAGTACAGCAATAA
- the LOC134657751 gene encoding retinol dehydrogenase 13-like produces MIVAEAWRSSYLFWVFPLLIVLIILAVLGVFTVLLGIRLYAQFTCGRYRGKARMDGKTVIVTGCTSGIGRETAKELAKRGATVIMACRNIEAAEKVKGEIYY; encoded by the exons ATGATTGTCGCCGAAGCCTGGAGGTCCAGCTACCTCTTCTGGGTGTTTCCGCTCCTCATCGTGCTGATCATCCTCGCTGTGCTTGGCGTCTTCACCGTTCTCCTAGGAATCAG GTTATACGCGCAATTCACCTGCGGCCGCTACCGCGGTAAAGCCAGGATGGACGGCAAGACAGTGATCGTGACCGGCTGCACCAGCGGTATAGGCCGGGAGACGGCCAAGGAGTTGGCCAAGCGGGGCGCTACCGTCATCATGGCTTGTAGGAATATTGAGGCGGCTGAGAAGGTTAAAGGTGAGATATACTAC